One Papaver somniferum cultivar HN1 chromosome 10, ASM357369v1, whole genome shotgun sequence genomic window carries:
- the LOC113315594 gene encoding uncharacterized protein LOC113315594, producing the protein MRQFYVSNAFLHGYLKENVYMEKPPGFVDPEHPTHVCQLKKSLYGLKQAHRAWYERFSGHLLKYGSINYFCDTSMFIYHKHSNRMILLVYVDDIIPVGTSESLLASFITSLKSEFSIKDLGPLHYFLGIEDTLDSSASKMLLTQNKYFIDLLRKHDMLGCKPCKTPVESGPRVSSYDGDPLKDAASYRILVGGLQYSTLTRSDISFAVNYVSKFMHNPTDVHLQLAKRILRYMKGYLGQGLTLGSGNCSEITAYCDSDWDGCPNTRKSTSGYCVFVGGNLVSWFSKKQHTISRSSTEAEYIVLANAATEILWISYLFEELSVYLSLPCRLFCDNLGAGCVTEAYGSKVTW; encoded by the coding sequence ATGAGACAATTTTATGTGAGCAATGCTTTTCTCCATGGGTACTTAAAGGAGAATGTTTACATGGAGAAACCACCTGGATTTGTTGATCCAGAACACCCAACACATGTGTGCCAGCTCAAGAAATCATTATATggacttaaacaagctcacagaGCTTGGTATGAGCGTTTTAGTGGACATCTGCTTAAGTATGGCTCCATTAATTATTTTTGTGATACTTCTATGTTCATTTATCACAAGCATTCAAACAGAATGATTCtcttggtgtatgtggatgatattattcCTGTAGGCACTTCTGAATCCTTACTTGCCTCTTTTATTACTTCTTTGAAGTCTGAGTTTTCCATAAAGGATCTTGGACCCTTACATTACTTCTTGGGGATTGAAGATACTTTGGATTCTTCTGCTAGTAAGATGCTTCTTACacagaataaatattttattgatcTACTAAGGAAACATGATATGTTAGGTTGTAAACCTTGCAAAACTCCAGTGGAATCTGGTCCAAGGGTTTCTTCTTATGATGGTGACCCTCTCAAAGATGCTGCCTCTTATAGAATCTTAGTAGGTGGACTTCAATATTCGACACTTACTAGATCAGATATTAGTTTTGCAGTAAACTATGTGAGCAAGTTCATGCATAACCCTACAGATGTCCATCTCCAACTTGCTAAACGTATTCTCAGATACATGAAAGGTTATTTGGGTCAAGGTCTTACTTTGGGCAGTGGAAATTGCTCAGAAATTACTGCCTATTGTGATAGTGACTGGGATGGTTGTCCTAACACAAGGAAATCCACCTCAGGATATTGTGTTTTTGTGGGAGGTAATTTAGTTTCCTGGTTTTCCAAGAAACAACATACCATTTCTCGATCCTCTACAGAGGCTGAATACATAGTACTTGCAAATGCAGCAACTGAAATTCTCTGGATTTCTTATCTATTTGAGGAATTATCAGTCTACTTATCTCTTCCATGTCGTCTCTTCTGTGATAATCTTGGTGCAG